A segment of the Entomomonas moraniae genome:
CATCGAGAAGTTTGCGAGCTATTTCTGGATTATACGTGTAGGTTTTAACGGATACATCGCTGTAAGGTACGGAGCGAGCCATCAGCGTATCTGCAACCGTTTCACTGTCATTTAATATCCCGCTGGCAATGGCTTCTTTATCGACTGCATAAGAAAGTGCTTGGCGAACTTTTACATCAGAGGTAATCGGGCGTTTACTATTAAGCACGATGGTACGTGAGGCGATAGGGCTACTCATCAGCGTAGTAAAGCGCCCTGTATTGGCTAGGTTTTCATAAGAGTCCATGTCCACCATATCACCATCAGCACCAAAAATGAGCTGAATATCACCTTTTTGTAATGCCATCAGCATGGTTTGACGATCAGGAATTACATGCCAAATGACGGCAGCTAGCTTAGGCTTTTCTCCCCAGTAATGAGGGTTAATGACAAACGTGGCGTATTGATTCTTTTTGTAATCTTTTAATATCCAAGGGCCAGTACCTGCGTTGCTGGTTATTCCATTTTGCGTTAGGCCATTAATAAAAGCTTTGGGTGAAATAAACCGAAAAGGTCTGGTGAGTGCTAGTTCTGTTAAAGTGGGGTAGTAGGGGTGGAAAAGATTGACCTCTACGGTATAGTCATCAATTACATTAACGGATTCAATTTCATTGACTAAGCCCATCCACGCGTGGCGAGCTTTGTTAGCAAGCACTGCGTCCATATTTAATTTAACGGCTTGGGCATTAAACTTTTCGCCATCATTAAAGCTAACATCTTGGCGTAAATTGAAGCGGTAGCGTTTACCCTCATCGAGTACTTGCCAACTTTTTGCAAGGTGCGGTTTAATACTTCCATCAACAGCATTCGTCACCAGTGACTCAAAGACCATGTTTTGGGCCGCCATTTCACCCAAATAAAGGTGTGGGTTGATGTCTGCAATATCTTTAGTACTGGCATAGTCCAGTTGGTTGTCGCGCAGATCTGCTTTGACAAATAGACTGATGACTAACAGTGGAATTGCTAACCATATGAAAACATTCAACCGCATCAGGTACCACTCCTTGAGTTTAACTGGATTTTATTTACGAGCCATAATGACAAACATAGGGGTTGAACCGTAATTGATTTTTTCTTCCTGACTCCACAGTTGTTCACCAATGGTTGTATCAATATAGCATTGGTTGAATCCAATATCTAATAAAACTTTGGCATCCCATTGAGGGCGTATTACTTGGCTCAGTGGGAGCTGGCGTGCTATATCTTCCATTGCTTTAGTATCGGTATTAACGTAGTGGTCACTCACTTGCATTTTTTGAGTATTACTACGGTCATTTAAATAACCTTGCCGATAGTCATCGTTGAATATGTGCAGGTACCAGTTAGCATCGAATACAATGAGTCGACCCTGTGGCGCTAAAACACGATACCAGTCTTGATAGGCTGTTAGTGGGTCTTTTAAGTTCCATGTTACGTTACGGTTAATCACCAGATCAAATTGGTTATCCGCAAAAGGTAGTTGATGGGCGTCACCGCTCATAAACTCAATGGTAATATTCTCTTGTTGTGCATTGTGTTTAGCTTGTTCAAGCATCGCTGTGGTAGCATCAATCGCAGTTACGTTATGGCCTGCTTTTGCCAAGATAATAGCGAAAAATCCAGGGCCTGTTCCGATATCAAGAATGTTTAAACAGCTTTTTTGAGGGGCTAGGCTAAGAATGGTTTCTAGCCAGAGAGTAGATTTATTGCTATTTAACTCCGCCACATTGGATTCACTGTAGCCTTGTGCTCGGTTATCCCAGTAATCAGTGATTGATTTTAGGATTTCATTATTAATACAAGATTGCATGATTAATCCTTTTTCTTTATTGGTTATCTTTGCTCATAAAACTTTTATTAGAGACAAGAAATAACCACGTTGCTAACACAAAGGGCATTGTTAAGCTTGGGATACCGATAGGCGCCAACGCTGTATCTAAAGCACCTTGCACAAACACGGTAAAGATAATACCAATAATCGTATAAATAGTCACGCGTAAGCTAGGAGTATTAAAGGTTGACCCTAAAGCGATACCAGTTAATACAGCACTGAATGAGTATAGACCTACATTAATAGAGCTTGCATCAGCTTGTAAAAAATAAGAGGCAAGAACAGATACAAATGAACCGAGTATAGCATACAGTGCCGCCGCAATTGAGTTGAACGCCAGCCCAATCACAAAGATGATACCAACAGTCATGCTACTGAGTAAAAATACTTCAGAAATACCTCGAAATATATCAGGGATGAGGATGTTTAAGTAAGGCAGAGCTTGTGAACTCGTAATGGTGAATTGATCAGGCGTGACTGGGTGGGGGAGTGAGATGCCCTTGATACCAAAAAAAGTATAGCTTGCTAATAGAATTGTCCAAGTGACTAGTACAAAGGGAGCCGTTAAGGCGGCAACGCCCCAAGATTTGAGAAAATCAGCTAATGATTTTGTGGCAATAACTGAGATAATTGCGCCAAATATCACCACAATCCATAAATAAAAGGATGGGTTTAGAAAAGTAGCTAAACCAATGCCCACTAAGCATCCGTTATAACCATAGAGCCCCGCTCTTAAAGAAACTTTATCCAAGTCATAAAAGTAGGCGGTGAGTGTTGCAATTGCTGTTCCTAAAAGGCAAGCAAAGCCTGCTTGTGGGAGGTTTCCCCAATAAGCACCTAAAAAGATGGCAATAAAAAAAAGTAGCCCTGTGATCGGATTGTTTTGAAACATCACCTGACCACAACCACGCAGTGTTACGTCAATAAACTGGATGATGATGTTTTGTTCTGTTAACTTGTTCCAAGCGTTGGTTGAGGAGGGGGCTGACATAAAAAATTACCTCAAAAAATTTAATAAAATAATCGGCAGAAGAAATAAGCCTATCGCCATAAAAATGGCTGTGGCAGGGCAATGCCTTTGACTTCTTCTCGTGCAACTTGCCAGAAATGGCGAATAACTTGTTTTATTTTTAGGCTCTCGTTGGCTAGGGCCTTAAAAATAATGCCACTTTCATTAGGGAGTTGTGACGCACCAAATGCGATATGATTTTCTACATCATATTTTGCCTCTAAGCGTTCTAGAATAGCTTGATGGTATATTTTGGGTGTCAGTAAGATAACATTGCCAAAAATATCGAAAGGCCCCATGACGCCGGTGGTGCTTAGCTCACTTTTTTTAGGTTCTAGAATGTATTTTTCAACAAATAATTCTTTTTTATAGTCAGGCGTTATTTGGTTATCTTGGTCTAAGTATTTAGCACTGATGCGCGATGAAAAAATATCAAAGCCGAACTGTTCATCATGATGGTGGTATTTGCGACCAGATTGTAAAATTTCTGAGTAAATTACTGTGGCACTCGGGTGCAAGTTAATCTCAGTATCAGTGATAAAGCGTGCGGTTCGATGAGGAATAATAGGATCTGGCATAAGTTCTAAATAGCCATTTTCAGCTACAGTAATATGCTGTACTTGTGAGGCGTAGTTAGCGTCCATCATATGAATTTTAGTCGCTGACTGAGTGGTGACATGTGCACAGGCATCTTTTTCAACAATAATGTCTAGTGCTTGGCGATCGCCTTGTAGTAAGCAACCCGAGGTTGATATCATGGTGACACAAGGTAGGTCTGGCATTTCCTCATCCCAGTACAATGCCTTTTGTACAAGGGAGGGAACGCGTCGCTCTAACTCGACAAGCTCGCTACGATATTCGCCTTTAGCAAAGCGTAGTTTTAGGTAACCTGTTTTGCCAATAGCACCGCTATCCATTTGTTTGGGTTCATTTTGGAAGGCTGCCATTTCTGGTGCCTGTTTACCCAGAAGATGCGCATGGGTACGACTGGGGTTATCTTTTATTTCATCTCTTAGCTCTATCATGCCTTTTGCTCTTGTGATTGATGAGTAAATAAGAATTTATCCATAATCATATCGACCAATTCAGTTACCCCTTGGCCTGTTTTGCAGTTAGTTAATATGTAAGGGCGGTTACCTCGTACCACTTTGGTGTCACTTTCCATGACATCTAGGCTTGCACCAACATAGGGTGCTAAGTCGATTTTATTGATGACTAAAATATCAGCTTGTACTAAACCTGGTCCATTTTTGCGAGGAATCTTTTCACCTTCTGCCACATCAATCACATAGATGTAAAAATCAGCCAGTGCAGGGCTAAAAGTTAAGGTTAAATTATCACCGCCACTTTCGATCATGATGACATCGCTATCAGGAAAGCGTGCTTCCATATCTTCAACCGCTGCAATATTCATACTAGGGTCTTCACGTACCGCGGTATGAGGGCAAGCACCGGTTTCCACACCAAGGATTTTTTCTTCATCTAAAATACCCTTGAGGGTGCGTTTCACTTGTTTCGCATCTTCAGTGGTGACAATATCATTGGTAATAATTAAAGGTTTTATGCCGCGTTGAATTAATATGGGGGTAATTACCTCAATAATCGCTGTTTTTCCAGAGCCTACAGGGCCACCAATACCAATTCTTGTTATCTTTTTCATCTAATTTACTCCATCAACTCGGTATACTTTGATTAATTCATAAATAATCGTACGAACGATTTAGTGTGTACTGCGGCAAGTACATCAATAATCGGGGTGTACGAGGACATTTGGTTGATATCGCCAGAGGCCGCCATATCACAAAAGGATTCAATTTCTTCGTTTAATTCAAATAAAATATGTTGTGTTTCGAAATGGGTAATACGCATTAGGCGGATAGCTGCACTCAGAATTGTCATGGCAATACCGTATTGATGTATCACCACCACATCACGTTCTTTAATACCTTGAATTGCCATCACAATGGCTTGGGTAACGGGTTGTGTACCTAAGGTATTGTTAGTCTTTATCTGCTCGAGCCACCATTGTAATAAGGGGTTTTCGATAATATGCACGGAGAGTTCAGCTAACTTTTTACCCATGCGAACGGTCATTAGCCGCGCTTCTTCATTGAGTTTTCGATTATTGACTGCCCAATCGATTTTCATTAGGTCTTGATGGTTTTCAGTTAAAGCTGCTCGATGGGCTGCGACTAAAGCAATGCCGTCACACTCGGCGGCTTGTTTTAATGCGGTTCTCACAAAGCTTTTTAGACTGTCGGTATCATGGACTACACCTGTTTGTATCGCCGCCTCGACACCATTAGAGAATGTGAATGCACCGATAGGCAGTGCAGAATCACCAAACTGCATAATACGAATAAGTTCAGAGGCTTTCATCATCTTTCCTTTGTTGTCTAGTGCTTATGCGTGTGAGGGTGATGATGATCATGGTCATGCGGGTGATCATGTCCATGGTCGTGGTCATGAGAATGCTTATGTTCAACATGAACGTGTGTTCCAGTGTCTTCAGCCCCACCAAACAGTAAACGGGCTTCTGCATTTGTGAGTAGGGGAAGAATGGTGCTGCCTTTAACGAACTGATAGGTATTGTCGCTAAAGCCATGTGTACGCATAACAGAGCTCATGACCTTTTCGCTCACGGTTAAGGGTACATAAACTTTGTTGTCTTTTATAACGGCCTTCCAATGTTGGTTACCTAAGGCATGGCCTAGTTCAAAGCTGATTAGAATTTGCTGTTCTGGGGTGTCGCCTTTGAGAGAGTTTAAATCGATAACCATTACATCACGCAGGGTAATTTGTACCACAACGGCAGTTTGGTTTGATTCATCAAATAAAATAATATCGCCATCGCTTAATAAAACGTGGCGATCAAGCGAGATGCCTATGTCAAGTCCTGCTTGTGTTTGCTTGCGGCATCGACTTTTTTGAGCTTCCCATTGATCAAGAACAAGGAGATCGACAGTGGCATTGGCTATTTTTTGTTTCCACTCGTTATCTTTATGGGCGTTGCCAAGGATCTGTTCAACTAAGATCATATATTTATCCTTAATGACATCATTATTTTAAAGGAATATATTGTTGGTTTCTTTTAACCTGATGAAAGTTAAAAGAAACCATTGTGGACTAACCGAAGAAATAGCGTTGGTTCATAGCTGCTACAGTGATCGGTTTACAGGTAGCGTGTTCGCCATTGACTTTTACCGCAAAGGTTTCTGGATCAACCTCTATATGTGGTGTTTCTTGGTTACGAACAAGGTCTTGTTTACTAATAGAGCGGCAATTGCGCACAGCAAGTACTTGGCGTTCTAATCCTGCCTTTTCTTTCACCCCGTCATCTAAAGCCGCTTGTGATACGAAAGTAACACAAGTATCTTGCAATGTTTTACCATATGCACCATACATAGGACGGTAAAATACTGGTTGAGGTGTAGGAAGCGATGCATTAGGATCACCCATTGCAGCCCAGTTAATAACGCCACCTTTAATAACCAGTTTAGGTTTAGCGCCAAAAAATCGAGGATCCCATAACACTAAGTCTGCCATTTTACCTACTTCAACAGAACCTAACACATGGCTAATACCTTGGGCGATGGCTGGGTTGATGGTAATTTTTGCCACATAGCGTAGGACACGGAAGTTGTCATTATCAGCTGCGTCTTCTGGTAACTTACCACGTGATGCTTTCATGGCATTAGCTGTTTGGATTACTCGTAGCCAGTTTTCACCAACACGACCCATGGCTTGGGAGTCACTGGAGAACATAGAAATAGCGCCCATGTCATGTAACACGTTTTCAGCGGCGATAGTTTCTGGTCTAACGCGGCTTTCAGCAAAAGAGACATCCGCAGGAACGTTAGGGTTTAAGTTATGGCATACCATAATCATATCAAATAGCTCTGCTTGGCTATTGATACCATA
Coding sequences within it:
- the nikA gene encoding nickel ABC transporter substrate-binding protein; the protein is MRLNVFIWLAIPLLVISLFVKADLRDNQLDYASTKDIADINPHLYLGEMAAQNMVFESLVTNAVDGSIKPHLAKSWQVLDEGKRYRFNLRQDVSFNDGEKFNAQAVKLNMDAVLANKARHAWMGLVNEIESVNVIDDYTVEVNLFHPYYPTLTELALTRPFRFISPKAFINGLTQNGITSNAGTGPWILKDYKKNQYATFVINPHYWGEKPKLAAVIWHVIPDRQTMLMALQKGDIQLIFGADGDMVDMDSYENLANTGRFTTLMSSPIASRTIVLNSKRPITSDVKVRQALSYAVDKEAIASGILNDSETVADTLMARSVPYSDVSVKTYTYNPEIARKLLDDAGWRLPSGKQIREKDGCELRLVFSYDTNNAVEKDISELLQNDFKQIGIALDIIGEEKQTYRDRQKTGDFDLQYSLSWGKPYDPASFIASFRFSGHADYQAQLGLPDKKEIDNTIGKILTSTDIQKRQQLYQWLFTRLADEAIYIPLTYSRTKVIYSQDLKGVDFNVSQYEIPFEKMYFKR
- a CDS encoding class I SAM-dependent methyltransferase, which translates into the protein MQSCINNEILKSITDYWDNRAQGYSESNVAELNSNKSTLWLETILSLAPQKSCLNILDIGTGPGFFAIILAKAGHNVTAIDATTAMLEQAKHNAQQENITIEFMSGDAHQLPFADNQFDLVINRNVTWNLKDPLTAYQDWYRVLAPQGRLIVFDANWYLHIFNDDYRQGYLNDRSNTQKMQVSDHYVNTDTKAMEDIARQLPLSQVIRPQWDAKVLLDIGFNQCYIDTTIGEQLWSQEEKINYGSTPMFVIMARK
- the yut gene encoding urea transporter; its protein translation is MSAPSSTNAWNKLTEQNIIIQFIDVTLRGCGQVMFQNNPITGLLFFIAIFLGAYWGNLPQAGFACLLGTAIATLTAYFYDLDKVSLRAGLYGYNGCLVGIGLATFLNPSFYLWIVVIFGAIISVIATKSLADFLKSWGVAALTAPFVLVTWTILLASYTFFGIKGISLPHPVTPDQFTITSSQALPYLNILIPDIFRGISEVFLLSSMTVGIIFVIGLAFNSIAAALYAILGSFVSVLASYFLQADASSINVGLYSFSAVLTGIALGSTFNTPSLRVTIYTIIGIIFTVFVQGALDTALAPIGIPSLTMPFVLATWLFLVSNKSFMSKDNQ
- a CDS encoding urease accessory protein UreD yields the protein MIELRDEIKDNPSRTHAHLLGKQAPEMAAFQNEPKQMDSGAIGKTGYLKLRFAKGEYRSELVELERRVPSLVQKALYWDEEMPDLPCVTMISTSGCLLQGDRQALDIIVEKDACAHVTTQSATKIHMMDANYASQVQHITVAENGYLELMPDPIIPHRTARFITDTEINLHPSATVIYSEILQSGRKYHHHDEQFGFDIFSSRISAKYLDQDNQITPDYKKELFVEKYILEPKKSELSTTGVMGPFDIFGNVILLTPKIYHQAILERLEAKYDVENHIAFGASQLPNESGIIFKALANESLKIKQVIRHFWQVAREEVKGIALPQPFLWR
- the ureG gene encoding urease accessory protein UreG — translated: MKKITRIGIGGPVGSGKTAIIEVITPILIQRGIKPLIITNDIVTTEDAKQVKRTLKGILDEEKILGVETGACPHTAVREDPSMNIAAVEDMEARFPDSDVIMIESGGDNLTLTFSPALADFYIYVIDVAEGEKIPRKNGPGLVQADILVINKIDLAPYVGASLDVMESDTKVVRGNRPYILTNCKTGQGVTELVDMIMDKFLFTHQSQEQKA
- a CDS encoding urease accessory protein UreF produces the protein MMKASELIRIMQFGDSALPIGAFTFSNGVEAAIQTGVVHDTDSLKSFVRTALKQAAECDGIALVAAHRAALTENHQDLMKIDWAVNNRKLNEEARLMTVRMGKKLAELSVHIIENPLLQWWLEQIKTNNTLGTQPVTQAIVMAIQGIKERDVVVIHQYGIAMTILSAAIRLMRITHFETQHILFELNEEIESFCDMAASGDINQMSSYTPIIDVLAAVHTKSFVRLFMN
- the ureE gene encoding urease accessory protein UreE (involved in the assembly of the urease metallocenter; possible nickel donor), with the translated sequence MILVEQILGNAHKDNEWKQKIANATVDLLVLDQWEAQKSRCRKQTQAGLDIGISLDRHVLLSDGDIILFDESNQTAVVVQITLRDVMVIDLNSLKGDTPEQQILISFELGHALGNQHWKAVIKDNKVYVPLTVSEKVMSSVMRTHGFSDNTYQFVKGSTILPLLTNAEARLLFGGAEDTGTHVHVEHKHSHDHDHGHDHPHDHDHHHPHTHKH